The Streptomyces sp. Mut1 genome window below encodes:
- a CDS encoding ACT domain-containing protein, with protein MTAEKDLRVLLSNLRPELRPGRYVYATAPDGVLPGAVAPVVTVRETEGLTLVLPEAEAAAAGLPYTYAAGWITLRVHSALEAVGLTAAVSLALTDAGISCNVVAGFHHDHLFVPYERAAEAVTVLERLAAESHTG; from the coding sequence GTGACAGCCGAGAAAGACCTCCGAGTCCTGCTGAGCAACCTGCGCCCCGAGCTGCGTCCGGGCCGCTACGTCTACGCGACCGCGCCCGACGGTGTCCTGCCCGGCGCCGTCGCACCCGTCGTCACCGTCCGGGAGACCGAGGGGCTCACCCTGGTGCTCCCCGAGGCGGAGGCCGCGGCGGCCGGGCTGCCCTACACCTATGCGGCGGGCTGGATCACCCTGCGGGTGCACTCGGCACTGGAGGCCGTGGGACTGACCGCGGCCGTCTCGCTCGCCCTCACCGACGCCGGGATCAGCTGCAACGTGGTGGCGGGCTTCCACCACGACCACCTCTTCGTGCCCTACGAACGGGCCGCCGAAGCCGTCACCGTACTGGAACGGCTGGCGGCGGAGTCACACACCGGGTGA
- a CDS encoding thiolase domain-containing protein: MPKEPVAVVGIGQTKHVAARRDVSLAGLVREAALRALQDAALTWADIDAVVIGKAPDFFEGVMMPELYLADALGAVGKPMLRVHTAGSVGGSTALVAANLVAARVHRTVLTLAFEKQSESNAMWGLSLPIPFQQPLLAGAGGFFAPHVRAYMRRTGAPDTVGSLVAYKDRRNALKNPYAHIHDPGITLEKVQAAPMLWDPVRYSETCPSSDGACAMILTDRTGAARSPHPPAWMHGGAMRSEPTLFAGKDFVSPRAGRDCAADVYRQAKISDPRREIDAVEMYVPFSWYEPMWLENLGFAAEGEGWKLTEAGATELDGDLPVNPSGGVLSANPIGASGMIRFAEAALQVRGQAGEHQVDGVRRALGHAYGGGAQFFSMWLVGAEPPPG, from the coding sequence ATGCCTAAGGAGCCCGTGGCCGTCGTCGGCATCGGCCAGACCAAGCACGTCGCCGCCCGCCGCGACGTCTCCCTCGCCGGACTCGTCCGCGAAGCAGCCCTGCGCGCCCTCCAGGACGCGGCCCTGACCTGGGCGGACATCGACGCCGTCGTCATCGGCAAGGCACCCGACTTCTTCGAGGGCGTCATGATGCCGGAGCTCTACCTCGCCGACGCCCTCGGCGCGGTCGGCAAACCCATGCTCCGGGTCCACACCGCGGGATCGGTCGGCGGTTCGACCGCGCTCGTCGCCGCCAACCTCGTCGCCGCCCGGGTCCACCGTACCGTCCTCACCCTGGCCTTCGAGAAGCAGTCGGAGTCCAACGCGATGTGGGGCCTGTCGCTGCCCATCCCGTTCCAGCAGCCGCTGCTGGCCGGTGCGGGCGGCTTCTTCGCCCCCCACGTGCGCGCCTACATGCGCCGGACCGGCGCCCCGGACACGGTCGGCTCCCTCGTCGCGTACAAGGACCGGCGCAACGCCCTGAAGAACCCGTACGCACACATCCACGACCCCGGCATCACCCTGGAGAAGGTCCAGGCCGCACCCATGCTCTGGGACCCCGTCCGCTACTCCGAGACCTGCCCGTCCTCCGACGGCGCCTGCGCGATGATCCTCACCGACCGCACGGGGGCGGCGCGTTCACCGCATCCGCCGGCCTGGATGCACGGCGGAGCGATGCGCAGCGAACCCACCCTCTTCGCCGGCAAGGACTTCGTCTCGCCCCGGGCCGGCCGGGACTGCGCCGCCGATGTGTACCGGCAGGCCAAAATCAGCGACCCGCGCCGGGAGATCGACGCCGTCGAGATGTACGTGCCGTTCTCCTGGTACGAGCCGATGTGGCTGGAGAACCTCGGATTCGCCGCCGAGGGAGAGGGCTGGAAACTCACCGAGGCCGGCGCCACCGAACTCGACGGCGACCTCCCGGTGAACCCCTCGGGCGGTGTGCTGTCCGCCAACCCCATCGGCGCCTCCGGCATGATCCGGTTCGCCGAGGCGGCGCTCCAGGTGCGCGGGCAGGCGGGCGAGCACCAGGTGGACGGCGTACGACGCGCGCTCGGCCACGCCTACGGCGGCGGGGCGCAGTTCTTCTCCATGTGGCTCGTGGGCGCCGAACCACCGCCCGGCTGA
- a CDS encoding thiolase domain-containing protein produces the protein MRDVAIVAFAQSDHLRRTDELSEVEMLMPVLHQVLDATGLRTGDIGFTCSGSSDYLAGRAFSFTMALDGVGAHPPISESHVEADGAWALYEAWVKIQTGEADTALVYAYGKSSPGQVRDVLTRQLDPYYTAPLWPDSVAVAALQAQALIDAGDTDEAALAAIATRSRRDAEANPHAQLSGPVPAGDYLVRPLRTGDCPPVGDGAAAVILAAGDTARALCERPAWIRGIDHRIEAHGLGVRELTESPSTRLAAERAGVFDRPVDTAELHAPFTSQEVVLRKALGLGDDVRVNPSGGALAANPLMAAGLIRLGEAAARIHSGASHRALAHATSGPCLQQNLVAVLEGESAHA, from the coding sequence ATGCGGGACGTAGCCATCGTCGCGTTCGCACAGAGCGACCATCTGCGGCGCACCGACGAACTCTCCGAAGTCGAGATGCTGATGCCCGTCCTGCACCAGGTCCTCGACGCGACCGGGCTCAGGACCGGCGACATCGGCTTCACCTGCTCCGGCTCCAGCGACTACCTCGCGGGCCGCGCCTTCTCCTTCACCATGGCCCTGGACGGGGTCGGCGCCCACCCGCCGATCTCCGAGTCCCACGTGGAGGCGGACGGAGCCTGGGCCCTGTACGAGGCCTGGGTGAAGATCCAGACCGGTGAGGCGGACACCGCGCTCGTCTACGCGTACGGGAAGTCCTCGCCCGGCCAGGTCCGCGACGTCCTCACCCGCCAGCTCGACCCGTACTACACCGCCCCGCTCTGGCCCGACTCCGTCGCCGTCGCCGCGCTCCAGGCACAGGCCCTCATCGACGCCGGCGACACCGACGAGGCCGCGCTCGCCGCCATCGCCACCCGCAGCCGGCGTGACGCCGAAGCCAACCCGCACGCCCAGCTCAGCGGCCCCGTGCCGGCCGGCGACTATCTCGTCCGGCCGCTGCGTACCGGCGACTGCCCGCCCGTCGGTGACGGAGCGGCCGCCGTGATCCTCGCCGCCGGGGACACCGCCCGCGCCCTGTGCGAGCGGCCCGCCTGGATCCGCGGCATCGACCACCGCATCGAGGCCCACGGCCTCGGCGTGCGCGAGCTCACCGAGTCACCCTCGACCCGCCTCGCCGCCGAACGGGCCGGGGTCTTCGACCGGCCCGTCGACACCGCCGAACTGCACGCCCCCTTCACCTCCCAGGAAGTGGTGCTGCGCAAGGCGCTCGGGCTCGGCGACGACGTCCGGGTCAACCCGTCGGGCGGCGCGCTCGCCGCCAACCCGCTGATGGCGGCCGGGCTGATCCGCCTCGGCGAGGCCGCCGCCCGCATCCACAGCGGGGCTTCCCACCGCGCCCTCGCCCACGCCACATCCGGGCCCTGCCTCCAGCAGAACCTGGTCGCCGTACTCGAAGGGGAGAGCGCACATGCCTAA
- a CDS encoding Zn-ribbon domain-containing OB-fold protein, which produces MPDILSAPLVVEFPFTRSLGPVQSAFLTGLRERTLLGVRTADGRTLVPPVEYDPVTAEEIRDLVEVAPTGTVTTWAWNPEPRRDQPLDTPFAWVLVRLDGADTALLHVLDAPGPDAVRTGMRVRVRWAQDRTGAITDIACFEPHDGETGTPAPHDGTFADPVTGIVTPARLDYTYSPGRAQSAYLEALEGRRVVGERCPSCRKVYVPPRGACPTCGVATAERVEVGPRGTVTTFCVVNIKAKNLDIEVPYVYAHIALDGADLALHARIGGIPYDQVRMGLRVEPVWSEGSRHPDHYRPAGEPDADYDTYRELV; this is translated from the coding sequence GTGCCCGACATCCTCAGCGCTCCGCTGGTGGTCGAATTCCCCTTCACCCGCTCCCTCGGCCCCGTCCAGAGCGCCTTCCTCACCGGGCTGCGCGAGCGCACCCTGCTCGGCGTCCGCACCGCCGACGGCAGGACCCTCGTCCCGCCCGTCGAGTACGACCCCGTCACCGCCGAGGAGATCCGCGACCTGGTCGAGGTCGCCCCCACCGGCACGGTCACCACCTGGGCCTGGAACCCCGAGCCCCGCCGCGACCAGCCCCTGGACACCCCCTTCGCCTGGGTCCTCGTACGGCTCGACGGCGCCGACACCGCACTCCTGCACGTCCTGGACGCACCCGGCCCCGACGCCGTGCGCACCGGGATGCGGGTACGCGTCCGCTGGGCCCAGGACCGCACCGGCGCCATCACGGACATCGCCTGCTTCGAACCGCACGACGGCGAAACGGGCACGCCCGCCCCGCACGACGGCACGTTCGCCGACCCCGTCACCGGCATCGTCACACCCGCCCGACTCGACTACACCTACTCACCCGGACGCGCCCAGAGCGCCTACCTCGAAGCGCTCGAAGGCCGGCGCGTCGTCGGTGAACGCTGCCCCTCCTGCCGCAAGGTGTACGTCCCGCCGCGCGGCGCCTGTCCCACCTGCGGGGTCGCCACCGCCGAACGCGTCGAGGTCGGGCCGCGCGGCACGGTCACCACCTTCTGCGTCGTCAACATCAAGGCGAAGAACCTCGACATCGAGGTCCCCTACGTCTACGCGCACATCGCCCTGGACGGCGCCGACCTCGCCCTGCACGCCCGCATCGGCGGCATCCCGTACGACCAGGTGCGGATGGGGCTGCGCGTCGAACCGGTGTGGTCCGAGGGCAGTCGCCACCCCGACCACTACCGGCCGGCCGGCGAGCCCGACGCCGACTACGACACGTACAGGGAGCTGGTCTAG
- a CDS encoding crotonase/enoyl-CoA hydratase family protein: MAGTEHLTVRREGATLVLTLNRPESKNALSLPMLVGLHDGWLAADEDDEIRSVVLTGAGGCFCAGMDLKALAGDGMAGERYRDRMKADPDLHWKAMLRHHRPRKPVIAAVEGHCVAGGTEILQGTDIRIAGENAVFGLFEVRRGLFPIGGSTVRLPRQIARTHALEMLLTGRPYSAGEAAAIGLIGRVVPDGTALDAALAVAEQINACGPLAVEEVKASVYETAEMTETEGLAAELKRGRPVFATADAKEGARAFAEKRPPVYRRL, encoded by the coding sequence ATGGCCGGTACGGAACACCTCACCGTGCGGCGCGAAGGCGCCACACTCGTGCTCACCCTGAACAGGCCCGAGAGCAAGAACGCGCTCTCATTGCCGATGCTCGTCGGGCTCCACGACGGCTGGCTCGCGGCGGACGAGGACGACGAGATCCGCTCCGTCGTCCTCACCGGCGCGGGCGGCTGCTTCTGTGCCGGTATGGACCTCAAGGCGCTCGCCGGAGACGGCATGGCGGGCGAGCGCTACCGGGACCGGATGAAGGCCGACCCCGACCTGCACTGGAAGGCCATGCTGCGCCACCACCGCCCGCGCAAACCCGTCATCGCCGCCGTCGAGGGCCACTGCGTCGCCGGCGGCACCGAGATCCTCCAGGGCACCGACATCCGCATCGCCGGCGAGAACGCCGTCTTCGGCCTCTTCGAGGTCCGCCGCGGCCTCTTCCCCATCGGCGGCTCGACCGTCCGGCTGCCCCGCCAGATCGCCCGCACCCACGCCCTCGAAATGCTGCTCACCGGCCGCCCCTACAGCGCCGGCGAGGCAGCCGCGATCGGGCTGATCGGCCGCGTCGTCCCCGACGGCACCGCCCTGGACGCCGCCCTCGCCGTCGCCGAACAGATCAACGCCTGCGGCCCGCTCGCCGTCGAGGAGGTCAAGGCGTCGGTGTACGAGACGGCCGAGATGACCGAGACGGAGGGCCTCGCCGCCGAACTGAAGCGCGGCCGGCCCGTCTTCGCCACCGCCGACGCCAAGGAGGGCGCCCGCGCCTTCGCCGAGAAGCGCCCGCCCGTCTACCGGCGGCTCTGA
- a CDS encoding acyl-CoA synthetase — translation MEYNLADLFESVVDAVPDREALVHVGHPGTGAERRLTYAQLDAAANRIAHHLVTTGIAPGEHLGLHLYNGVEYLQTVLACLKARIVPVNVNYRYVEEELVYLYRDADLAALVYDGEFEERVAAAAPQAPALRHLVRVGPPAGAGAATDAVAFTAAEASGDPGRGFGPRSADDRFIIYTGGTTGMPKGVMWRQEDLFFSGLGGGAPTGEPVKRPEELAERVAAGGEGITFFPTPPLMHGTSTLTAFIAFGFGQRVVLHRKFVPHEVLRTIEKEKVTSVSLVGDAMLRPLIDALKGPMKGTDCSALFSVSSSGAIMSDSVRAEFQALVPHVMLLNNFGSSESGFNGTATDDSGPDNGFRLRVNSRTTVVDPATHEPVAPGEPGRIAQRGHVPLGYYNDPDKTAQTFFRRGEERWVLLGDMATVDAEGIVTVLGRGSQCINTGGEKVYPEEVEQALKAHPDVYDALVAGAPDARWGNRVAAVVQVREGAGALSLDDVQAHCRTRLAGYKIPRHLVIAPRIRRSPSGKADYRWARSVLTTARSAED, via the coding sequence GTGGAGTACAACCTTGCCGACCTGTTCGAGTCGGTGGTCGACGCCGTCCCGGACCGCGAGGCGCTCGTCCACGTCGGCCACCCCGGTACGGGTGCCGAGCGCAGGCTCACCTACGCACAGCTCGACGCCGCCGCGAACCGGATCGCCCATCACCTGGTCACCACCGGCATCGCCCCGGGCGAGCATCTGGGGCTGCACCTGTACAACGGCGTCGAGTACCTCCAGACGGTGCTGGCCTGCCTGAAGGCGCGCATCGTCCCGGTCAACGTCAACTACCGGTACGTGGAGGAGGAGTTGGTCTACCTCTACCGCGACGCCGATCTGGCCGCGCTGGTCTACGACGGCGAGTTCGAGGAGCGCGTCGCGGCCGCCGCCCCGCAGGCTCCGGCCCTGCGCCACCTGGTGCGGGTGGGCCCGCCGGCCGGGGCCGGGGCCGCCACGGACGCCGTCGCGTTCACCGCCGCCGAGGCGTCCGGGGACCCCGGACGCGGTTTCGGGCCCCGGTCGGCGGACGACCGGTTCATCATCTACACCGGCGGCACCACGGGCATGCCCAAGGGGGTGATGTGGCGCCAGGAGGACCTGTTCTTCTCCGGGCTGGGCGGCGGCGCGCCGACCGGCGAGCCGGTGAAGCGGCCCGAGGAGCTGGCCGAGCGGGTGGCGGCCGGCGGGGAGGGCATCACCTTCTTCCCCACTCCCCCGCTGATGCACGGCACCTCGACGCTCACCGCGTTCATCGCCTTCGGCTTCGGGCAGCGGGTCGTGCTGCACCGCAAGTTCGTGCCGCACGAGGTGCTCCGTACGATCGAGAAGGAGAAGGTGACCAGCGTGTCGCTGGTCGGCGACGCGATGCTGCGGCCGCTGATCGACGCGTTGAAGGGCCCCATGAAGGGCACCGACTGCTCGGCGCTGTTCTCGGTCTCCAGCTCGGGCGCGATCATGTCGGACTCGGTGCGGGCGGAATTCCAGGCGCTGGTCCCCCATGTGATGCTGCTGAACAACTTCGGCTCCTCCGAGTCCGGCTTCAACGGCACCGCGACCGACGACTCCGGTCCGGACAACGGCTTCCGGCTGCGGGTCAACTCCCGTACGACGGTGGTCGACCCGGCGACGCACGAGCCGGTGGCCCCCGGCGAGCCCGGCCGGATCGCGCAGCGCGGCCACGTGCCGCTCGGCTACTACAACGACCCGGACAAGACGGCGCAGACGTTCTTCCGCAGGGGCGAGGAGCGGTGGGTGCTGCTCGGGGACATGGCGACCGTCGACGCCGAGGGCATCGTCACGGTGCTGGGCCGGGGTTCGCAGTGCATCAACACCGGGGGCGAGAAGGTGTATCCGGAGGAGGTCGAGCAGGCGCTCAAGGCCCATCCGGACGTGTACGACGCGCTGGTCGCGGGCGCCCCCGACGCGCGCTGGGGCAACCGGGTCGCGGCGGTGGTGCAGGTACGGGAGGGGGCCGGGGCGCTCTCGCTCGACGACGTACAGGCGCACTGCCGCACCCGGCTGGCCGGGTACAAGATCCCCCGGCACCTGGTGATCGCCCCGCGGATCCGGCGCTCCCCCAGCGGCAAGGCGGACTACCGGTGGGCCCGCTCCGTGCTCACCACCGCCCGTTCGGCCGAGGACTGA
- a CDS encoding right-handed parallel beta-helix repeat-containing protein, with amino-acid sequence MRKRHITRLVSIAAASAAGLGAAAPAVPAAAAGGHVVAPGQSIQAAVDAARPGDTIVVRPGTYRESVVITKPGLTLRGYGDRTVITPAAGRAEQDNACARAGNGICVLGTAKGTVDGVSVRSLRVTGFARSGVWASWTDRLDVRAVTADANGVWGIAEQRSTRSDIRDSTARSNGDAGIFVANSVDEEGGATDTGGTRVRGNTLTDNRIGFTARRVRNLSVRDNTFTANCSGVFVVGDEGTPQAGAMSLRSNRITGNNKFCAATDRLPAIQGSGIVLTGAESTEVRSNVIRDNVGETPLSGGVVLFKSFVGAKNTDNTVSGNVVLGNRPADLADRDTGTGNRFTGNVCTTSAPAGMC; translated from the coding sequence ATGAGGAAACGACACATCACACGCCTCGTGAGCATCGCAGCCGCATCGGCCGCCGGACTGGGCGCGGCGGCACCGGCCGTCCCGGCCGCCGCGGCGGGCGGTCACGTGGTGGCGCCGGGGCAGTCCATCCAGGCGGCGGTGGACGCCGCGCGGCCCGGGGACACCATCGTCGTCCGGCCCGGCACCTACCGCGAGAGCGTGGTGATCACCAAGCCCGGTCTGACCCTGCGGGGCTACGGGGACCGGACCGTCATCACGCCCGCCGCCGGCCGGGCGGAGCAGGACAACGCCTGTGCGCGGGCGGGGAACGGCATCTGCGTCCTGGGTACGGCGAAGGGCACCGTCGACGGCGTGTCCGTGAGGTCCCTGCGTGTCACCGGGTTCGCCCGCAGCGGCGTCTGGGCCTCCTGGACGGACCGGCTGGACGTCCGGGCGGTGACCGCCGACGCCAACGGCGTCTGGGGCATCGCCGAGCAGCGCTCCACCCGCTCCGACATCCGGGACAGCACCGCCCGCTCCAACGGTGACGCGGGCATCTTCGTCGCCAACAGCGTCGACGAGGAGGGCGGGGCCACCGACACCGGCGGCACCCGGGTCCGGGGCAACACCCTGACCGACAACCGCATCGGGTTCACCGCGCGGCGGGTGCGCAATCTGTCGGTGCGCGACAACACCTTCACCGCCAACTGCAGCGGCGTGTTCGTCGTGGGCGACGAGGGGACCCCGCAGGCCGGCGCCATGAGTCTGCGCTCCAACCGGATCACCGGGAACAACAAGTTCTGCGCCGCCACGGACCGGCTGCCCGCGATCCAGGGTTCCGGGATCGTCCTGACCGGCGCCGAGTCCACCGAGGTGCGGTCCAACGTGATCCGCGACAACGTGGGCGAGACACCGCTGTCCGGCGGCGTCGTGCTCTTCAAGAGCTTCGTGGGCGCGAAGAACACCGACAACACCGTCAGCGGCAACGTGGTCCTCGGCAACCGGCCGGCGGACCTGGCCGACCGGGACACCGGCACGGGCAACCGGTTCACCGGCAATGTCTGCACGACCTCCGCACCGGCCGGAATGTGCTGA
- a CDS encoding methyltransferase: MTTVSTTPGTTPVQPLPTPQPAMRLREIVFGAARSAAVRAAARLGVADALGETPETVERLAAAVNTEAGPLRRLLRALACYGVFTEHADGTFAHTDMSRLLREDDPDSLRAISLWCTEPWTWEVWPRLEDAVRSGGNVFEETFGKEFFDYLHQDAHESAQVFNRAMTTSSVQSALDVAALLDLTGVSVVADIGGGQGHVLASLLEKHPSVSGTLMDLPGVILRADQRLREDGALAGRATIVAGDCREGIPVAADLYIIKNILEWDDDSTRRALRSVVAAARPGARVVVIENLVDDTPSMRFTTAMDLLLLLNVGGAKHTRQSLVDRLSEAGLRIGQIRPVNPYLHAFECVVPD; the protein is encoded by the coding sequence ATGACCACCGTGAGCACCACCCCCGGCACCACTCCCGTCCAGCCCCTTCCCACCCCGCAGCCCGCCATGCGGCTGCGCGAGATCGTGTTCGGCGCGGCCAGGTCCGCCGCCGTGCGCGCCGCCGCCCGGCTGGGTGTCGCCGACGCACTGGGCGAGACGCCCGAGACCGTGGAGCGGCTCGCGGCGGCGGTGAACACCGAGGCCGGGCCGCTGCGGCGGCTCCTGCGGGCGCTGGCCTGCTACGGCGTCTTCACGGAGCACGCCGACGGCACCTTCGCGCACACCGACATGTCCCGGCTGCTGCGGGAGGACGACCCGGACAGCCTGCGGGCCATCTCGCTGTGGTGCACGGAGCCCTGGACGTGGGAGGTCTGGCCCCGGCTGGAGGACGCGGTCCGCTCCGGCGGCAACGTCTTCGAGGAGACGTTCGGCAAGGAGTTCTTCGACTACCTGCACCAGGATGCCCACGAGTCGGCCCAGGTGTTCAACCGGGCGATGACCACCTCCAGCGTGCAGTCGGCGCTGGATGTCGCCGCCCTGCTCGACCTCACGGGTGTCTCGGTGGTCGCCGACATCGGCGGCGGCCAGGGGCACGTGCTGGCGAGCCTGCTGGAGAAGCACCCGTCGGTCAGCGGCACCCTGATGGACCTGCCGGGGGTGATCCTCCGGGCCGACCAGCGGCTGCGGGAGGACGGCGCCCTGGCCGGGCGGGCGACCATCGTGGCCGGGGACTGCCGCGAGGGCATCCCGGTGGCCGCCGACCTCTACATCATCAAGAACATCCTGGAGTGGGACGACGACAGCACCCGCCGGGCGCTGCGCTCCGTCGTCGCGGCGGCCCGTCCGGGCGCCCGGGTCGTGGTCATCGAGAACCTCGTCGACGACACCCCCTCGATGCGGTTCACCACCGCCATGGACCTGCTGCTGCTCCTGAACGTGGGCGGCGCCAAGCACACCCGGCAGAGCCTGGTGGACCGGCTGTCCGAGGCGGGGCTGCGGATCGGCCAGATCCGGCCGGTCAACCCGTATCTCCACGCGTTCGAGTGCGTGGTGCCGGACTGA
- a CDS encoding TcmI family type II polyketide cyclase: MHHALIVARMAPGSAPDIAELFAASDSSELPHLVGVTRRKLFQFGDVYLHMIESERPPGPEIAKVTEHPRFRDISERLTAFVSPYDPQTWRGPKDAMAQEFYRWERDTTA; this comes from the coding sequence ATGCACCACGCTCTGATCGTCGCCCGGATGGCGCCGGGTTCGGCCCCGGACATCGCGGAGCTGTTCGCCGCGTCCGACAGCAGTGAACTGCCGCACCTGGTCGGCGTCACCCGGCGCAAGCTGTTCCAGTTCGGTGACGTCTACCTGCACATGATCGAGTCCGAGCGCCCGCCGGGCCCGGAGATCGCCAAGGTCACCGAGCACCCGCGGTTCAGGGACATCAGCGAACGGCTCACCGCCTTCGTCAGCCCCTACGACCCGCAGACCTGGCGGGGGCCGAAGGACGCGATGGCCCAGGAGTTCTACCGCTGGGAGCGCGACACCACCGCGTGA
- a CDS encoding SRPBCC family protein has translation MSGHTENEIVIAAPLDLVWDMTNDLENWPRLFSEYAAVDVMERDGERTTFRLTMKPDENGKVWSWVSERTTDRPGRTVRARRVEPGPFQHMDIRWEYSEVPGGTRMHWTQDFAMRPDAPVDDAWMTDNINRNSKVQMALIRDRIEQRDRESRSAAVPAN, from the coding sequence GTGTCCGGACACACCGAGAACGAGATCGTCATCGCCGCCCCCCTGGACCTCGTCTGGGACATGACGAACGACCTGGAGAACTGGCCCCGCCTGTTCAGCGAGTACGCCGCGGTCGACGTAATGGAGCGGGACGGGGAGCGCACCACCTTCCGTCTGACGATGAAGCCCGACGAGAACGGCAAGGTGTGGAGCTGGGTCTCCGAGCGCACCACCGACCGCCCCGGGCGCACCGTGCGGGCCCGCCGCGTCGAGCCCGGACCGTTCCAGCACATGGACATCCGGTGGGAGTACTCCGAGGTGCCCGGCGGCACCCGCATGCACTGGACGCAGGACTTCGCGATGCGCCCCGACGCGCCGGTCGACGACGCCTGGATGACCGACAACATCAACCGGAACTCCAAGGTCCAGATGGCGCTGATCCGGGACAGGATCGAGCAGCGTGACCGCGAGAGCCGCTCCGCGGCCGTCCCGGCCAACTGA
- a CDS encoding acyl carrier protein, which translates to MTDRLTYEELAALMKKGAGLSVDPREMENRSGTPFDEFGLDSLGLLGIVGVLENRHGQPLPADADRCKTPREFLDLVNNSLMTGA; encoded by the coding sequence ATGACCGACCGACTGACGTACGAAGAACTCGCCGCCCTGATGAAGAAGGGCGCCGGGCTCTCCGTCGACCCCCGGGAGATGGAGAACCGCTCCGGCACCCCCTTCGACGAGTTCGGCCTCGACTCCCTGGGCCTGCTCGGCATCGTCGGCGTACTGGAGAACCGGCACGGGCAGCCGCTGCCGGCCGACGCGGACCGTTGCAAGACGCCCCGCGAGTTCCTCGACCTCGTCAACAACAGCCTCATGACAGGAGCCTGA
- a CDS encoding beta-ketoacyl synthase N-terminal-like domain-containing protein: MSTREARRTVVTGIGVVAPNGTSTEAFWKRTQEGMSVLDRVTREGCENLPLHIAGEVRGFDPVALIEERYLVQTDRFTHFAMAAADMALDDARLGRADYEDRPFGVGVVTAAGSGGGEFGQRELQRLWGQGSTYVGPYQSIAWFYAASTGQISIRGGFKGPCAVVASDEAGGLDALAHADRSVRRGTDAVVVGAAEAPLAPYSVVCQLGYRDLSACEDPTRAYRPFTADACGFVPAEGGAMFVVEEETTARERGARIRAEIAGHAATFTTAAHWEESRAGLAHAIEGALREAGCAPEEVDVVFADALGSPAADRAEALALADALGPHSRRVPVTAPKTGTGRAYCGAPVLDAAAAVLSMENGLVPPTPNVFEVCHDLDVVTGRARTAELRTALVLSRGLMGSNAAMVLRRPA, encoded by the coding sequence ATGAGCACGCGAGAGGCCCGGCGCACCGTTGTCACCGGCATCGGCGTCGTCGCACCCAACGGCACGAGCACCGAAGCCTTCTGGAAGCGGACGCAGGAAGGCATGAGCGTCCTGGACCGGGTCACCCGCGAAGGGTGCGAGAACCTGCCGCTGCACATCGCCGGCGAGGTCCGCGGTTTCGACCCGGTCGCGCTCATCGAGGAGCGCTACCTCGTCCAGACCGACCGGTTCACGCACTTCGCGATGGCCGCCGCCGACATGGCCCTGGACGACGCCCGGCTGGGCCGCGCCGACTACGAGGACCGGCCGTTCGGCGTGGGCGTGGTCACGGCGGCCGGCTCCGGCGGCGGCGAGTTCGGCCAGCGCGAACTGCAACGGCTCTGGGGCCAGGGCTCCACGTACGTCGGCCCCTACCAGTCGATCGCCTGGTTCTACGCGGCGAGCACCGGGCAGATCTCCATCCGCGGCGGCTTCAAGGGGCCGTGCGCGGTGGTGGCCAGCGACGAGGCGGGCGGCCTCGACGCACTGGCACACGCCGACCGGTCCGTCCGGCGCGGCACCGACGCCGTGGTGGTCGGTGCGGCCGAGGCCCCGCTCGCGCCCTACTCCGTGGTCTGCCAGCTCGGCTACCGCGACCTGAGCGCCTGCGAGGACCCGACCCGCGCCTACCGCCCGTTCACCGCGGACGCCTGCGGATTCGTGCCCGCCGAGGGCGGCGCGATGTTCGTGGTCGAGGAGGAGACGACGGCGCGCGAGCGCGGCGCCCGGATCAGGGCCGAGATCGCGGGCCACGCCGCCACCTTCACCACCGCGGCGCACTGGGAGGAGTCCCGCGCGGGCCTCGCCCACGCCATCGAGGGCGCGCTGCGGGAAGCCGGCTGCGCCCCCGAGGAGGTCGACGTGGTCTTCGCGGACGCGCTCGGCTCACCTGCCGCCGACCGGGCCGAGGCGCTGGCCCTGGCCGACGCCCTCGGCCCGCACAGCCGGCGCGTCCCGGTGACCGCCCCCAAGACCGGCACCGGCCGCGCCTACTGCGGGGCCCCCGTCCTGGACGCGGCGGCCGCCGTCCTGTCCATGGAAAACGGCCTCGTCCCGCCCACACCCAACGTCTTCGAGGTCTGCCACGACCTCGACGTCGTCACCGGACGCGCCCGCACCGCCGAACTGCGCACGGCGCTCGTGCTCAGCCGCGGCCTCATGGGATCGAACGCGGCGATGGTGCTGCGCCGCCCCGCGTGA